One Setaria italica strain Yugu1 chromosome II, Setaria_italica_v2.0, whole genome shotgun sequence DNA segment encodes these proteins:
- the LOC101757520 gene encoding GDSL esterase/lipase At5g03600, whose product MKLLFAAVCGLLLLLNAAHVESRRHRDSDSGRRYKLFVFGDEFADAGNFPLADLTKTTRAWYYPYGSNDKEHGATPSGRFSNGLVLSDFFARILGRKESPPAESKRKQDGVDPSGMNFAVGGAGVVEGTSDAPRLGRQVDKFKRLVRLGIIDEDLTDSVALIAFSGRRDYERFNDMTSTEVKAKAQEVTDKIADAVDQLMDLGVEKVVVTSLPPLGCTPWLSRSEDGVYDAKCDSQKVASIHNSYLEEKVFQDEAVFNLDLKAAFSHYAGPSPRSKQFKYRLESCCESFDQSGFCGQVQDGEPQYSLGSKPDKFFYWDDINPTHAGWKAVVNEFEESIKTSYSRYTALT is encoded by the exons ATGAAGCTTCTTTTCGCCGCCGTCTGCGGCCTCCTACTCCTGCTGAACG CTGCTCATGTGGAGTCCCGACGCCATCGCGACAGCGACTCGGGCCGGCGGTATAAGCTGTTCGTGTTCGGCGACGAGTTCGCCGACGCCGGCAACTTCCCGCTAGCAGACCTGACCAAGACGACGCGCGCATGGTACTACCCGTACGGCAGCAACGACAAGGAGCACGGCGCCACTCCAAGCGGCCGCTTCTCCAACGGCTTGGTCCTCTCTGATTTCTTCG CGAGGATTCTGGGGCGGAAGGAGTCCCCTCCGGCGGAGAGTAAGAGGAAGCAGGACGGCGTCGATCCGTCCGGCATGAacttcgccgtcggcggcgccggcgtggtgGAGGGGACGAGCGACGCGCCCAGGCTCGGCAGGCAGGTGGACAAGTTCAAGAGGCTGGTCAGGCTCGGCATCATCGACGAGGACCTCACGGACTCCGTCGCGCTCATCGCCTTCTCCGGCAGGCGCGACTACGAGCGCTTCAACGACATGACCAGCACGGAGGTGAAGGCCAAGGCCCAGGAGGTGACGGACAAGATCGCCGACGCCGTGGACCAGCTGATGGACCTGGGCGTCGAGAAGGTGGTGGTGACCTCGCTGCCCCCGCTCGGGTGCACGCCGTGGCTGTCGAGGTCCGAGGACGGCGTCTACGATGCCAAGTGCGACAGCCAGAAGGTGGCGAGCATCCACAACTCGTACCTCGAGGAGAAGGTGTTCCAGGACGAGGCCGTCTTCAACCTCGACCTGAAAGCCGCATTCAGCCACTACGCGGGCCCGTCGCCGCGATCGAAGCAGTTCAAGTACAGGCTGGAGTCGTGCTGCGAGAGCTTCGACCAGAGCGGGTTCTGCGGGCAGGTGCAGGACGGTGAGCCGCAGTACAGCCTGGGGTCCAAGCCGGACAAGTTCTTCTACTGGGACGACATCAACCCGACCCATGCCGGATGGAAGGCCGTCGTCAACGAGTTCGAGGAGTCCATCAAGACCTCATATTCTAGATATACAGCTCTTACTTAG
- the LOC101757917 gene encoding protein TOC75, chloroplastic, whose product MWFTSRRKPNAAEPSEDAPSSSSPRSSQPRGYSLRISSSNPCPQTQSSRDGALASATSSSAAACDLGGGWGNSVGRGGGGFLWWIFSAGAARADEGKPAGADWDAHGLPVTRTPVPLSRLDGRKRYKVSELNFLDCRARDRASAAEKNPLFDDMAKLRPGGVYTRSQLLGQLQAMTSSGMFEQVSLQGKPKPDGTLALTVTYAENIWPGATKRFKCVNVGLMAPPDAGPAEDMTAREKMDYIRRQDHDYRQRIRSAKRCILPESVREEVLGMVKKQGKLTAGVLQRMRDRVEKWYHDEGFVFALVQNFGNLDTDEVVLEVVEGDITMVEYQFQDKLDNIVEGNTHIAVVDRELPQQLRPGHIYNIGAGKQALKHINSLALFSNIEVNPRPDETKEGGVVVEIKLKEHEPKSAEVTTEWSIVPVHQGRPTLASIQPGGTVSFEHRNISGLNRSLVGSVTSSNLLNPQDHLSFKLEYAHPYLDGVDDRSRNRTFKASCFNVRKLSPVFVAGPNMDDAPPIWVDRVGIKATITESFTRQSKFTYGLVLEEIKTRDEDNNICTHGSRVLPSGALNMDGPPTTFSGTGVDRMAFLQANITRDNTEFVNGATIGDRCIFQLDQGLGIGSKNPFFNRHQLSATKFINLNKQDKGAGKPPPAILAIHGRYAGCVGDLPSYDAFAIGGPHSVRGYGMGELGASRNLLEVATELRVPITVKNKQTQVYVFAEHGTDLGSSKDVKGNPTEFFRRAGSGSSYGIGVKLGTVRAEYAVDHNAGTGAFFLRFGERF is encoded by the exons aTGTGGTTCACCTCCCGTCGCAAACCCAACGCCGCCGAACCTTCCGAGGATGCaccgtcgtcctcctcgccaCGCAGCTCGCAACCCCGCGGCTACTCCCTCCGCATCTCATCCTCCAACCCCTGCCCCCAAACCCAGAGCTCCCGCGACGGAGCCCTAgcctccgccacctcctcctccgccgccgcctgcgacCTCGGCGGCGGATGGGGGAACTCCgtaggccgcggcggcggcggcttcctgtGGTGGATCTTCTCCGCCGGAGCGGCGCGCGCGGACGAGGGGAAGCCGGCGGGGGCCGACTGGGACGCGCACGGGCTCCCGGTCACGCGCACGCCGGTGCCGCTCTCCAGGCTCGACGGGAGGAAGCGGTACAAGGTCTCCGAGCTCAACTTCCTTGACTGCCGCGCCCGGGACCGCGCCAGCGCCGCGGAGAAGAACCCCTTGTTCGACGACATGGCCAAGCTGCGCCCCGGCGGCGTGTACACCCGGTCGCAGCTGCTCGGGCAGCTCCAGGCGATGACCTCCTCCGGCATGTTCGAGCAGGTCAGCCTCCAAGGGAAGCCCAAGCCGGACGGCACGCTCGCGCTCACCGTCACCTACGCCGAGAACATCTGGCCTGGAGCCACCAAACGGTTCAAGTGCGTCAACGTTGGACTCATGGCGCCGCCCGACGCTGGCCCTGCTGAGGACATGACGGCGAGGGAGAAGATGGATTACATCCGGAGGCAGGACCATGACTACCGGCAGCGAATCCGCAGCGCCAAGCGGTGCATTCTACCGGAGTCTGTGCGCGAGGAGGTGCTGGGGATGGTGAAGAAGCAGGGGAAGTTGACCGCCGGGGTGCTGCAAAGGATGAGGGACCGCGTCGAGAAGTGGTACCACGACGAGGGCTTTGTGTTCGCCCTGGTGCAGAACTTCGGGAACCTCGACACCGACGAGGTTGTGTTGGAGGTGGTAGAGGGGGACATCACCATGGTGGAGTACCAGTTTCAGGACAAGCTTGACAATATCGTCGAGGGGAACACTCACATCGCTGTCGTTGACCGGGAGCTGCCCCAGcag CTTCGACCTGGCCATATCTATAACATTGGGGCAGGGAAACAAGCTCTGAAGCATATCAATTCACTCGCTTTATTCTCCAATATAGAAGTGAACCCTCGCCCTGACGAGACAAAAGAAGGGGGTGTAGTGGTTGAAATAAAACTCAAGGAACATGAACCAAAGTCGGCCGAAGTAACTACAGAGTGGAGCATTGTGCCTGTGCatcaagggagaccaactctt GCATCAATTCAACCTGGAGGAACTGTGTCATTTGAGCACCGCAACATCTCTGGTTTAAACAGATCTCTTGTCGGTTCTGTTACTTCCAGCAACCTGCTCAATCCTCAG GATCATCTCTCATTCAAGCTTGAGTATGCCCATCCTTATTTGGATGGTGTGGACGACCGTAGTAGAAACCGCACCTTCAAAGCTAGCTGCTTCAACGTCAGGAAATTAAGTCCTGTCTTTGTTGCTGGCCCCAACATGGATGACGCTCCACCTATCTGGGTTGATAGAGTTGGAATTAAAGCCACTATAACAGAG AGCTTTACAAGGCAGAGCAAATTCACTTATGGCCTCGTGTTGGAAGAGATTAAAACACGCGATGAAGATAACAACATATGCACACATGGTTCTCGAGTATTGCCTAGTGGTGCATTGAACATGGATGGACCTCCCACAACCTTCAGTGGTACCGGTGTAGATCGAATGGCATTTCTACAAGCTAATATAACTCGAGACAATACTGAGTTTGTAAACGGGGCAACTATTGGTGACAGATGTATATTCCAG TTGGACCAAGGTCTTGGCATTGGAAGCAAAAATCCATTCTTCAACCGTCATCAGCTTTCAGCGACAAAGTTCATTAATTTGAATAAGCAAGATAAAGGTGCTGGCAAGCCACCACCAGCAATTTTGGCGATTCATGGTCGCTACGCAGGCTGTGTAGGAGATCTGCCGAGCTATGATGCATTTGCAATCGGAGGACCTCACTCTGTTAGGGGCTATGGCATGGGAGAACTGGGTGCTTCCAGGAATCTTCTTGAG GTTGCCACTGAGTTGCGTGTCCCCATCACTGTGAAGAACAAACAAACGCAGGTGTATGTATTTGCTGAGCATGGCACTGACCTCGGGAGTTCCAAGGACGTGAAGGGCAACCCTACAGAGTTCTTCCGACGCGCAGGCTCTGGGTCCTCCTATGGCATTGGTGTCAAGCTCGGCACGGTAAGGGCGGAGTACGCTGTAGATCACAATGCTGGTACGGGAGCCTTCTTCCTGAGATTTGGCGAAAGATTCTGA
- the LOC101758337 gene encoding uncharacterized protein LOC101758337 encodes MTKYVTLSVRDEEYREITRTMRTTDKLHTLIDFYYDMVPAVAYGEGAFLHRGEPVDRMKTPADYGMRDRDELAFSSQIDSSTFLTLTVREEEGLGSFSLTLRTTDQLRDLMDFCYEMVPTVDYGDGVFLFNGRRVKGHRTPEELGMVDGDWIGVTFRVRY; translated from the coding sequence ATGACGAAGTACGTCACGCTCTCCGTCCGGGACGAAGAGTACCGCGAGATCACCCGCACCATGCGCACGACCGACAAGCTGCACACCCTCATCGATTTCTACTACGACATGGTGCCCGCCGTCGCGTACGGCGAGGGGGCCTTCCTGCACCGCGGCGAGCCGGTCGACAGGATGAAGACGCCGGCGGACTACGGGATGCGCGATAGGGACGAGCTCGCCTTCTCGTCGCAGATCGACTCGAGCACGTTCCTCACGCTGACCGTGCGGGAAGAGGAAGGGCTCGGGTCCTTCTCCCTCACCTTGCGAACGACCGACCAGCTGCGGGACCTGATGGACTTCTGCTACGAGATGGTGCCCACCGTCGACTACGGCGACGGGGTCTTCCTGTTCAACGGCAGGCGGGTTAAAGGCCACCGGACTCCGGAGGAGCTCGGTATGGTGGATGGCGATTGGATCGGTGTTACTTTCAGAGTTCGTTACTGA
- the LOC101753334 gene encoding SURP and G-patch domain-containing protein 1-like protein gives MDKELFANDGSFMERFKQMQQEMQEKEKAAATEASSAPKHGSSKPGFAVAANKRPFELKKAGPVATGGKLAFSLKKAKVAVAPIFAADEEEEDVEREEPAKRHKSVQADAPVAATPAGAVAPPPPNDMTVKQVADKLASFVAKNGRQFENITRQRNPGDTPFKFLFDKHCPDYKYYEFQLAEEEKALGQSKDAEASKNASSSTASFKAPSGLYKSSFEQKSNYQTPASALYGAYEGSSSQGSSSSYGDHNTSAPSDPVALMEFYAKKAAQEERKRPLRQSKDEMPPPPSLQGPPKKGHHMGDFIPQEELEKFMARCNDAEAQKATKEAAEKAKIQADNIGHKLLSKMGWREGEGLGSERRGRADPIMAGDVKKDHLGVGAVKPGEVTSEDDIYEQYKKRMMLGYRYRPNPLNNPRKQYY, from the exons ATGGATAAGGAGCTCTTCGCCAACGACGGCTCCTTCATGGAGAGGTTCAAGCAGATGCAGCAGGAGAtgcaggagaaggagaaggccgCTGCTACTGAAGCCTCATCGGCTCCCAAGCACGGGAGCTCCAAGCCGGGGTTTGCTGTTGCGGCGAACAAGAGGCCGTTCGAGCTGAAGAAGGCTGGTCCAGTCGCCACGGGCGGGAAGCTGGCCTTTAGCCTGAAGAAGGCCAAGGTCGCGGTCGCCCCTATTTTTGCGGCCgacgaagaggaagaggatgtggAGAGGGAGGAGCCTGCCAAGCGCCACAAGTCTGTGCAAGCTGATGCTCCTGTGGCAGCTACCCCGGCAGGGGCTGTTG CCCCACCCCCACCAAATGATATGACAGTGAAGCAAGTTGCTGACAAATTGGCAAGTTTTGTTGCAAAAAATGGGAGACAATTTGAGAATATCACACGGCAGAGGAATCCTGGAGATACACCATTCAA ATTTCTATTTGACAAACACTGTCCAGACTACAAATATTATGAGTTTCAGCTTGCTGAAGAGGAAAAGGCTCTTGGTCAGTCAAAGGATGCTGAAGCATCAAAAAATG CTAGTTCTAGCACTGCAAGCTTCAAAGCACCAAGTGGTCTGTATAAAAGCTCATTTGAACAAAAGTCCAACTATCAGACACCTGCATCAGCTTTGTATGGGGCATATGAGGGTAGTTCTTCCCAAGGAAGCTCATCTAGTTATG GTGATCACAATACATCTGCACCGTCAGATCCTGTAGCTTTGATGGAATTCTATGCGAAAAAGGCTGCACAGGAAGAACGGAAGAGGCCACTAAGACAGTCAAAAGATGAAATGCCGCCACCTCCTTCTCTTCAAG GTCCTCCTAAGAAGGGACACCACATGGGTGACTTCATTCCTCAAGAAGAACTTGAAAAGTTCATGGCACGCTGTAATGATGCTGAAGCACAAAAGGCTACGAAAGAAGCTGCCGAGAAGGCTAAGATTCAGGCAGACAATATTGGCCACAAACTTCTATCTAAGATGGGTTGGAGGGAAG GTGAGGGTCTTGGTAGTGAGAGAAGAGGCCGTGCGGATCCCATTATGGCTGGAGATGTGAAGAAGGATCATCTTGGTGTTGGTGCTGTCAAGCCTGGTGAGGTCACATCTGAAGATGACATCTACGAGCAATACAAGAAGAGAATGATGCTTGGATACCGCTATAGGCCAAACCCTCTG AACAATCCAAGGAAACAATATTACTGA
- the LOC101753745 gene encoding tubulin alpha-3 chain — protein sequence MREIISIHIGQAGIQVGNACWELYCLEHGIEADGTMPSDTSVGVAHDAFNTFFSETGSGKHVPRAIFVDLEPTVIDEVRTGSYRQLFHPEQLISGKEDAANNFARGHYTVGKEIVDLCLDRVRKLADNCTGLQGFLVFNAVGGGTGSGLGSLLLERLSVDYGKKSKLGFTIYPSPQVSTAVVEPYNSVLSTHSLLEHTDVAVLLDNEAIYDICRRSLDIERPTYTNLNRLISQIISSLTTSLRFDGAINVDVTEFQTNLVPYPRIHFMLSSYAPVISAEKAYHEQLSVPEITNAVFEPSSMMAKCDPRHGKYMACCLMYRGDVVPKDVNAAVATIKTKRTVQFVDWCPTGFKCGINYQPPSVVPGGDLAKVQRAVCMISNNTAVAEVFSRIDHKFDLMYAKRAFVHWYVGEGMEEGEFSEAREDLAALEKDYEEVGAEGADDEGDDGEDY from the exons ATGAGAGAGATCATCAGCATCCACATCGGCCAGGCCGGGATCCAGGTCGGAAACGCCTGCTGGGAGCTCTACTGCCTGGAGCACGGCATCGAGGCCGATGGCACCATGCCCAG TGATACCTCGGTTGGCGTCGCACATGATGCCTTCAACACTTTCTTCAGCGAGACTGGTTCTGGCAAGCATGTGCCGAGGGCCATCTTTGTCGACCTTGAGCCCACTGTCATTGATGAGGTGCGCACTGGCTCATACCGCCAGCTCTTCCACCCAGAGCAGCTCATCTCCGGGAAGGAGGATGCGGCTAACAACTTTGCCCGTGGCCACTACACCG TCGGAAAGGAGATTGTCGATCTATGCCTGGATCGCGTGCGCAAGCTGGCAGACAATTGCACTGGGCTGCAGGGATTCTTGGTGTTCAATGCTGTTGGTGGTGGTACTGGCTCTGGACTTGGTTCACTGCTGCTGGAGCGCCTCTCAGTTGATTACGGCAAGAAGTCCAAGCTTGGGTTCACCATTTATCCTTCCCCACAG GTGTCAACAGCTGTCGTAGAGCCATACAACAGTGTCCTCTCTACCCACTCCTTGCTTGAGCACACAGATGTTGCAGTCCTCCTGGACAACGAGGCTATCTATGACATATGCCGGAGGTCCCTTGACATTGAAAGGCCAACCTACACCAACTTGAACAGGCTGATCTCACAGATCATATCTTCGCTTACCACCTCCCTGAGGTTTGATGGTGCTATCAACGTGGATGTTACTGAGTTCCAGACCAACCTTGTTCCATACCCACGTATCCATTTCATGCTTTCATCATATGCCCCTGTAATCTCTGCCGAGAAGGCCTACCATGAGCAGCTCTCTGTGCCTGAAATCACCAATGCTGTCTTTGAGCCCTCAAGCATGATGGCCAAGTGTGACCCAAGGCATGGGAAGTACATGGCTTGCTGCTTGATGTACCGTGGTGATGTTGTTCCCAAGGATGTCAATGCTGCAGTTGCAACCATCAAGACCAAGAGAACTGTCCAGTTTGTGGACTG GTGCCCCACTGGGTTCAAGTGTGGTATCAACTACCAGCCACCATCTGTTGTCCCTGGAGGCGACCTGGCAAAGGTCCAGCGTGCAGTGTGCATGATCAGCAACAACACTGCCGTCGCTGAGGTGTTCTCACGCATTGACCACAAGTTCGACCTGATGTACGCCAAGCGCGCCTTCGTGCACTGGTACGTCGGTGAGGGTATGGAGGAAGGCGAGTTCTCGGAGGCCCGTGAGGACTTGGCCGCGCTCGAGAAGGACTACGAGGAGGTCGGCGCAGAGGGCGCGGACGACGAAGGTGACGATGGAGAAGACTATTGA